The following proteins are co-located in the Apium graveolens cultivar Ventura chromosome 5, ASM990537v1, whole genome shotgun sequence genome:
- the LOC141725098 gene encoding spermidine synthase-like, which yields MAGGEGNGVVSAANSNNISRVISGWFSEISPMWPGEAHSLKVEKILFQGKSDYQNVMVFQSATYGKVLVLDGVIQLTERDECAYQEMITHLPLCSISNPKKVLVIGGGDGGVLREVSRHSSVEQIDICEIDKMVVDVSKQFFPEVAVGYEDPRVKLHIGDGVAFLKAVPEGTYDAVIVDSSDPIGPAQELFEKPFFKSVSKALRPGGVVCTQAESIWLHMHIIEDIVANCRQIFKGSVNYAWTTVPTYPSGVIGFMLCSTEGAPVDFKHPVSQIDESDRPLKFYNPEIHTAAFSLPTFAKKVIEAKTE from the exons ATGGCAGGTGGAGAAGGAAACGGTGTCGTTTCAGCAGCCAATAGCAACAACATATCAAGAGTTATATCCGGATGGTTTTCTGAAATCAGCCCAATGTGGCCTG GAGAAGCACACTCACTGAAGGTGGAAAAGATATTATTTCAGGGAAAGTCTGATTACCAAAACGTTATGGTCTTTCAG TCTGCCACATACGGGAAGGTTCTTGTTTTGGATGGAGTCATTCAACTCACTGAGAGAGATGAATGTGCGTATCAAGAGATGATCACGCATCTTCCACTTTGCTCGATTTCAAATCCGAAAAAG GTTTTGGTTATTGGAGGAGGAGATGGTGGTGTCTTGCGGGAGGTGTCTCGTCATTCTTCAGTTGAGCAGATAGACATCTGTGAGATTGATAAGATGGTAGTTGAT GTCTCTAAACAATTTTTCCCTGAGGTTGCTGTTGGATATGAGGATCCTCGTGTGAAGCTGCATATTGGTGATG GTGTTGCATTTCTGAAAGCTGTTCCGGAGGGCACATATGATGCAGTTATAGTGGACTCTTCTGATCCCATAG GTCCAGCACAAGAGCTATTCGAGAAACCATTTTTTAAGTCCGTATCAAAAGCTCTTCGTCCTGGAGGAGTTGTTTGTACTCAAGCTGAAAGTATTTGGCTTCATATGCACATCATTGAAGACATTGTTGCAAATTGCCGCCAAATTTTCAAGGGCTCGGTTAACTATGCCTGGACAACAGTTCCCACATACCCAAG TGGGGTTATTGGTTTTATGCTTTGTTCTACTGAGGGAGCCCCAGTTGACTTTAAACACCCGGTGAGCCAGATAGACGAGTCTGACCGACCACTGAAATTTTACAATCCTGAA ATTCACACAGCCGCTTTTTCTTTGCCTACTTTTGCTAAGAAAGTGATTGAGGCGAAAACAGAATAA